One part of the Nitrosopumilus sp. genome encodes these proteins:
- a CDS encoding PfkB family carbohydrate kinase, whose amino-acid sequence MLTVFGSTALDTIRTPKKTLKNVLGGAATFAAISASNFVKTGLIAVVGKDFPKRHHDILSKRLDLQGFTIKEGKTFRYDGSYDNTLSTRSTLKTELNVLADFKPAVPEDYRKSQFVYLANNDPEQNTSLIKEFDKVKFSMCDTIDFWISTKRDAVIKMIKAVDAVVINDEEAKLLTKEFNLIKCAKKMMSWGAKYVIIKKGEHGSLMFYDDVIFPTAGFSLEDVVDPTGAGDSFAGAMIGYLASKKSTSMSEIKKAVVYGNVLGSFAVEKYGLDGLLKIKNEDISKRVKIYEKMIRF is encoded by the coding sequence ATGCTTACTGTTTTTGGTTCTACAGCATTAGATACAATTAGAACTCCAAAAAAAACGTTGAAAAATGTTTTAGGTGGTGCAGCAACTTTTGCTGCAATCTCAGCTAGTAATTTTGTAAAGACAGGATTGATTGCAGTAGTTGGTAAAGATTTTCCAAAACGACACCACGATATTTTATCCAAACGTTTGGATTTACAAGGATTTACTATCAAAGAAGGTAAAACGTTTCGCTATGATGGAAGTTATGATAACACACTAAGTACTAGATCAACTTTAAAAACAGAATTAAATGTATTAGCTGACTTTAAACCAGCTGTACCTGAAGATTATAGAAAATCTCAATTTGTATATCTAGCAAATAATGATCCTGAACAAAATACATCACTAATCAAAGAATTTGATAAAGTAAAATTTTCAATGTGTGATACTATAGATTTTTGGATTTCGACCAAGCGAGATGCAGTCATCAAAATGATAAAAGCTGTTGATGCAGTAGTAATTAATGATGAAGAGGCTAAACTCCTTACTAAAGAATTCAACTTGATTAAATGTGCAAAAAAAATGATGAGTTGGGGAGCAAAATACGTAATTATCAAAAAAGGTGAGCATGGATCCTTGATGTTTTATGATGATGTGATTTTTCCAACAGCAGGTTTTTCATTAGAAGATGTAGTAGATCCTACAGGAGCAGGAGATTCATTTGCAGGGGCAATGATAGGATATCTTGCAAGCAAGAAATCAACTAGCATGTCTGAAATAAAAAAAGCAGTTGTTTATGGAAATGTATTAGGATCTTTTGCAGTTGAAAAATATGGTTTAGATGGATTACTTAAGATCAAAAATGAGGATATTTCAAAACGAGTCAAAATTTATGAAAAAATGATCCGCTTCTAA
- a CDS encoding peptidylprolyl isomerase, whose translation MSNVNIETNFGKIAFKLLPELAPETVRNFEKLAKDGFYDGTLFHRVIPGFMIQGGDPNTKTDNKGSWGMGGPGYNIKAEFNSRSHLRGIVSMARSQDPDSAGSQFFIVTTDSAFLDRQYTVFGEVTEGMDVADKIVNLQRDGNDCPLEKAQMVHVTVE comes from the coding sequence TTGAGCAATGTAAATATTGAAACAAATTTTGGAAAGATTGCATTTAAACTTCTACCTGAATTAGCACCTGAGACAGTTAGAAATTTTGAAAAATTAGCTAAAGATGGATTCTATGATGGCACTCTATTTCATAGAGTCATTCCGGGATTTATGATACAAGGAGGAGATCCCAACACAAAAACGGATAACAAAGGATCATGGGGAATGGGAGGACCAGGATATAATATCAAGGCAGAATTTAATTCAAGATCGCATTTACGAGGCATAGTATCTATGGCTAGATCACAAGATCCAGATAGTGCGGGTTCTCAGTTTTTCATTGTTACCACTGATAGTGCATTTTTAGATAGGCAATATACTGTGTTTGGAGAAGTGACAGAAGGCATGGATGTTGCAGATAAAATCGTGAATCTTCAAAGAGACGGAAATGATTGTCCTTTGGAAAAAGCACAAATGGTTCATGTAACTGTGGAATAA
- a CDS encoding NADPH-dependent FMN reductase — protein sequence MKVVVISGSPRKNANTQIVMKYVYDYTKSKNQETKLINLSEGQIECYRGPDEEYNEATKTAANDIMDADVWLIGSPIYNSFFSSSLKNLFEYINYKKTAGKVAGMTILASGSIGFIDVQTSITQLLSYFRVITNPKAVFLTTDSVKENNMLDADAQNRLKEMVDETLEMGSKLR from the coding sequence ATGAAGGTTGTAGTTATTTCTGGCAGTCCAAGAAAGAATGCTAATACACAAATTGTTATGAAATATGTTTATGATTATACAAAATCAAAAAATCAAGAAACAAAATTAATTAATTTATCAGAAGGTCAGATTGAATGTTACAGAGGACCAGATGAAGAATATAATGAAGCTACAAAGACCGCAGCAAATGACATAATGGATGCAGATGTGTGGTTAATTGGATCACCAATCTATAATTCATTTTTTAGTTCGTCATTGAAAAATTTATTTGAATATATCAATTATAAAAAAACGGCTGGAAAAGTTGCAGGAATGACAATTTTAGCTTCTGGAAGTATTGGTTTTATAGACGTTCAGACATCGATAACTCAGTTATTATCATATTTTAGAGTAATAACGAATCCAAAGGCGGTATTTTTAACTACAGATTCAGTTAAGGAAAATAACATGCTAGATGCAGATGCACAAAATAGACTAAAAGAGATGGTGGATGAAACTTTAGAGATGGGATCTAAATTACGATAG
- the bluB gene encoding 5,6-dimethylbenzimidazole synthase: MTDDFTEDEKRGFYKAIYSRRDVRSHFTSKPIEDEILSKILHAAHHAPSVGFSQPWNFILIKDDQTKKKIKESFQDEKKRSSQLIEEPKRSKYLSFKLEGISESPVNLCVTYDPTKFGPFVIGRSSIPEAGLYSVCCAIQNLWLSARTEGVGLGWVSILSNETLKEVLELPEHVIPVAYLCLGYVDDFAEKPDLETAGWLPRLELKDVVYFEKWNDKENNNWKNIQKMIKDNLDYA, translated from the coding sequence TTGACAGATGATTTTACCGAAGATGAAAAACGAGGCTTCTATAAGGCAATTTATTCAAGACGAGATGTAAGATCTCATTTTACCTCCAAACCTATAGAAGATGAGATTTTATCAAAAATTCTTCATGCTGCACATCATGCTCCATCAGTTGGGTTTTCACAACCATGGAATTTTATTTTAATTAAAGATGATCAAACAAAAAAGAAAATAAAAGAATCTTTTCAGGATGAAAAAAAACGTTCATCACAATTGATTGAAGAGCCGAAAAGATCAAAATATCTTTCATTCAAGTTAGAGGGAATTTCAGAATCTCCCGTAAATTTGTGTGTAACATATGATCCCACAAAATTTGGACCATTTGTTATTGGTAGATCAAGTATTCCTGAGGCAGGTCTTTACAGTGTGTGCTGTGCAATTCAGAATTTATGGTTATCAGCAAGAACTGAAGGAGTAGGCCTTGGTTGGGTAAGCATACTATCAAATGAAACTCTAAAAGAAGTTTTAGAGTTGCCCGAACATGTAATTCCTGTTGCATACTTGTGTTTAGGTTATGTTGATGATTTTGCAGAAAAACCAGATCTTGAAACTGCTGGATGGTTACCAAGACTAGAATTGAAAGATGTTGTATATTTTGAAAAATGGAATGATAAAGAAAATAACAATTGGAAAAATATTCAAAAAATGATCAAGGATAATCTTGATTACGCTTAA
- a CDS encoding CopD family protein: MTALEQAILTWIHLVSAAIWVGGSLFIGIVFSPLLKTMTSSLEERMQIMIRVGRRFNKIAVPSLIILMATGLYSSHMLLGKPDLLAATSYGTFLVIKIILVIALIITYAIHVRVIRKDIEEKIMSNQMPESQIQKLRKKIIILGEITVVLSVAILFFASLLDAGV; encoded by the coding sequence ATGACTGCCTTAGAACAAGCAATTCTTACATGGATACATCTTGTTTCAGCTGCAATATGGGTAGGTGGTTCACTTTTCATTGGAATTGTTTTTTCTCCACTTCTAAAAACTATGACTAGTTCTCTTGAAGAAAGAATGCAAATTATGATTCGTGTAGGAAGACGATTTAACAAAATTGCTGTTCCCTCATTAATTATTTTGATGGCTACTGGATTATACAGTTCGCATATGTTACTTGGTAAACCTGATTTACTTGCTGCAACAAGCTATGGAACATTTCTTGTTATTAAAATAATTCTTGTTATTGCGTTAATAATTACATATGCAATACATGTTAGAGTAATTCGTAAAGACATTGAAGAAAAAATAATGTCAAACCAAATGCCTGAATCTCAAATTCAAAAATTAAGAAAAAAAATTATTATTCTTGGAGAAATTACTGTAGTGTTGTCAGTGGCAATTTTATTTTTTGCATCTTTACTTGATGCTGGAGTTTGA
- the rtcA gene encoding RNA 3'-terminal phosphate cyclase: protein MSFLKINGEFGEGGGQIIRSAITLACITKQSIHLENIRKNRKVPGLRPQHLTAVKILQKISNAKVIGAEIGSTELKFIPRDLDNLELSEDIGTAGSITLILQVLIPVVAISQKKLSLTIKGGTDVPWSPSFEYTQHILKEAYSRMGIEFSLQLIKRGYYPKGGGEVKLQVYPSRLKSILFSKRKTNNVKLICTFSKIPIEIIRNEIKRIKKKLSDENFNVETETKNEDAIDSGASLLIYSIDENSIIGVDSLFNKKTQSFDLDFDKFINNLQSVDENLADMLVVPASLGPRKTTFLIKDITKHLETNLFVTSKITGCKYGVGKLTNGFEVIIEGISNSSIK from the coding sequence ATGAGTTTTTTGAAAATTAATGGAGAATTTGGTGAAGGAGGAGGCCAAATAATACGTTCTGCAATTACACTTGCATGCATTACAAAACAATCAATTCATTTAGAAAATATAAGAAAAAACAGAAAAGTTCCTGGATTAAGACCACAACATCTAACAGCTGTTAAAATTCTTCAAAAAATTTCAAATGCAAAAGTAATTGGAGCAGAAATAGGTTCTACAGAATTAAAATTCATTCCAAGAGATCTTGATAATTTAGAATTAAGTGAAGATATAGGTACTGCTGGAAGTATTACTTTAATTTTACAAGTACTAATTCCGGTAGTTGCAATATCCCAAAAAAAATTAAGTTTAACAATTAAGGGAGGCACAGATGTTCCGTGGAGCCCTTCTTTTGAGTATACACAGCATATTCTAAAAGAAGCATATTCAAGAATGGGTATAGAATTTTCTCTTCAATTAATTAAACGAGGTTATTATCCCAAAGGAGGTGGAGAAGTAAAATTACAAGTATATCCTTCTCGTTTGAAATCAATATTATTTTCAAAAAGAAAAACAAATAATGTAAAATTAATTTGTACATTCTCAAAAATCCCGATTGAAATAATTAGAAATGAAATTAAACGAATCAAAAAAAAGTTATCAGATGAAAATTTTAATGTAGAAACAGAAACTAAAAATGAAGATGCAATAGATTCGGGTGCATCATTATTAATTTACAGTATTGATGAAAATTCCATTATTGGAGTAGATTCATTATTTAATAAAAAAACACAAAGTTTTGATTTGGATTTTGATAAATTTATTAATAATTTACAAAGCGTGGATGAAAATTTAGCAGATATGCTTGTAGTTCCTGCAAGCCTAGGTCCTAGAAAAACTACATTTTTGATAAAAGACATTACAAAACATTTGGAGACAAATTTGTTTGTGACGTCAAAAATTACAGGTTGTAAATATGGGGTCGGGAAGTTAACTAATGGTTTTGAAGTAATTATCGAGGGAATATCAAACTCCAGCATCAAGTAA
- a CDS encoding nicotinamide-nucleotide adenylyltransferase: MNGLLIGRFQPFHLGHLEALRFALSKVDRLWIGLGSSNKPTEKSNPFSAEERKEMILSSINDSMKKRISIYFIPDLDNHVKWIEKIDTIVPKFDIVFSNDELTNHLYSKRTVKVVPIPFLKRNELSGTNIRDLIISDQKWDHLVPEGTKNFLINTSANDRLKNL, from the coding sequence ATGAATGGATTGTTAATAGGACGTTTCCAACCTTTCCATTTGGGTCATCTTGAGGCATTACGATTTGCATTATCTAAAGTGGATAGATTATGGATAGGTTTGGGTAGCTCAAACAAGCCTACAGAAAAAAGCAATCCATTTTCTGCCGAAGAACGAAAAGAAATGATTCTTTCATCAATTAATGATTCTATGAAAAAGAGAATTTCAATTTATTTTATTCCTGATTTGGATAATCATGTTAAATGGATTGAGAAAATAGATACTATTGTACCTAAATTTGATATAGTTTTTTCTAATGATGAATTAACAAATCATCTGTATTCTAAAAGAACCGTCAAAGTAGTTCCAATTCCATTTTTGAAAAGAAATGAATTATCTGGAACCAATATTAGAGATTTGATAATTAGCGATCAAAAATGGGATCATCTTGTTCCTGAAGGGACAAAAAATTTTTTGATAAACACTAGTGCCAATGATCGTTTAAAAAATCTCTAA
- a CDS encoding alanine--glyoxylate aminotransferase family protein, with protein MEYLSMLPGPTNVPNRVMRAMLAPIINHRSDDFVELYTDVVGKTQQVFETQNDIVALSASGTGAVEAGVVNLVKKDDKIIIPVNGEFSNRLAQLIEGQGANVVKLQTPPGENATFDQVKEAFDNNKDVKAFYVVHNETSTGTMVNYLDKVSDLTSRNDAFYVVDSVSLLGGAQLPVDKWNIDVCMTGAQKAIAAPPGISPISVSAKAKKYMIENPPSTMYFNLARYFKYYDEEKHTPFTPALPLLYAYREALSIMLEEGLQNVFNRHKICSDALYSGLSAMGLTPFAKEEDRSISIVALNYLEGLEDKTFRNTLADKFKVLVAGGFGNLKGKVFRVGCMGEVSPYHVMRTISAISSTLAMMGYDVDAQAGLKTAEEKLKAL; from the coding sequence ATGGAATATCTTTCAATGCTCCCAGGTCCAACAAATGTACCTAATAGAGTAATGAGAGCAATGCTTGCACCTATTATTAATCACAGAAGTGATGATTTTGTTGAATTATACACTGATGTAGTAGGAAAAACTCAACAAGTATTTGAAACACAAAATGATATTGTTGCTTTATCTGCATCTGGAACTGGTGCTGTTGAAGCTGGTGTTGTAAATTTGGTTAAAAAAGATGATAAAATCATAATTCCTGTAAATGGAGAATTTAGTAATAGATTAGCACAACTAATTGAAGGACAAGGAGCTAATGTTGTTAAACTACAAACTCCGCCTGGAGAAAATGCAACTTTTGATCAAGTAAAAGAAGCATTTGATAATAATAAAGATGTTAAAGCATTCTATGTTGTTCACAATGAAACTTCTACTGGTACAATGGTAAATTATCTTGATAAAGTATCTGATTTGACATCTAGAAATGATGCATTCTATGTTGTAGATTCTGTTTCATTGCTTGGTGGTGCTCAATTACCAGTGGATAAATGGAATATTGATGTATGTATGACTGGTGCACAAAAAGCAATTGCAGCTCCGCCAGGTATTTCACCAATATCTGTTAGTGCTAAAGCCAAAAAATACATGATAGAAAATCCACCATCTACAATGTATTTCAATCTAGCTAGATATTTCAAATATTATGATGAAGAGAAACATACTCCTTTCACACCTGCACTTCCCTTACTTTATGCATATAGAGAAGCATTGTCAATAATGCTAGAAGAGGGATTACAAAATGTCTTTAATCGCCATAAAATTTGTTCAGATGCATTATACTCTGGATTAAGTGCAATGGGTCTTACTCCATTTGCAAAAGAAGAAGACCGTTCAATTTCAATTGTTGCATTAAATTACTTGGAAGGACTTGAAGACAAAACTTTCAGAAATACACTAGCTGATAAATTCAAAGTGTTAGTTGCAGGCGGATTTGGTAATCTTAAAGGTAAAGTGTTTCGAGTTGGATGTATGGGAGAAGTTAGTCCATATCATGTAATGAGAACCATCTCTGCAATTTCATCTACATTAGCAATGATGGGATATGATGTAGATGCTCAAGCAGGACTAAAAACTGCGGAAGAAAAACTGAAAGCTCTCTAA
- a CDS encoding FKBP-type peptidyl-prolyl cis-trans isomerase gives MTFDKGSLILVDYTAKVKDTEEIFDTTIEEDAKKHSIYEENVKYQPKLVSIGEVSYPVLKGLDEALAKTSAGDKLTVEVTPDKGFGERDSGKVRMIPLRKLGEDAEKVSVGDTIEVDNKRGIIRFIGSGRVQIDYNHRYAGKTILFDVNVIKSLDSPNDKIDGILKNRLPVEDTKISFVLKDKEVNITIPEEILRADGLQIMKHFIQLDIFKFVPTLEKVNFIETHINKQTQAKNPEKTPEKIEKTPEQKTA, from the coding sequence TTGACTTTCGATAAAGGATCATTAATTTTAGTAGACTATACTGCAAAAGTAAAAGACACTGAAGAAATATTTGATACCACTATTGAAGAAGATGCAAAAAAACATTCTATCTATGAAGAAAATGTAAAATATCAACCAAAATTGGTTTCAATTGGAGAAGTTAGTTATCCTGTTCTAAAAGGATTAGATGAAGCACTTGCAAAAACATCAGCTGGTGACAAACTAACAGTTGAAGTTACACCTGACAAAGGTTTCGGTGAAAGAGATTCTGGAAAAGTTAGAATGATTCCACTTAGAAAACTAGGTGAAGATGCAGAGAAAGTCTCCGTTGGTGATACAATAGAAGTTGATAATAAAAGAGGAATTATCCGTTTTATTGGATCTGGTAGAGTGCAAATAGACTACAACCACAGATACGCAGGAAAAACTATCTTATTTGATGTAAATGTAATAAAGTCTCTTGATTCTCCAAATGACAAAATTGATGGAATTCTTAAAAACAGATTACCTGTTGAAGATACAAAAATTTCATTTGTCTTAAAGGATAAAGAAGTGAACATCACAATTCCTGAAGAAATTTTACGTGCTGATGGATTACAAATCATGAAACATTTCATTCAATTAGATATTTTCAAGTTTGTTCCAACATTGGAAAAAGTGAACTTCATTGAAACCCATATAAACAAACAAACTCAGGCGAAGAATCCAGAAAAAACTCCTGAAAAAATAGAAAAAACACCTGAACAAAAAACAGCTTAA
- a CDS encoding NAD(P)-dependent glycerol-1-phosphate dehydrogenase, which produces MTKNQDRMQSHTMELPRQIVVGEKNISEFGGFLHNLTKPKKVSLISGSHVKKILKEKIEKSLKSKKIQFVWHLSKDNQISSLKKIEKDVKKDHSDIVAGIGGGRSVDAAKMVSFNLDIPFVSVPTAASHDGMASPFVSVKTDKPHSIVASAPLGVFVDIDIIKKAPTRLLSSGCGDLIANIIAVKDWQLGHEKTGEYYGRYSADLALMSANIVIENSRKYAKNGLDARVIVEALISAGVASCIAGSSRPCSGAEHLFSHALDKIAPGKGLHGEKCGLGSIMISKLQGQDWRKIAKALKDLGAPTTARQIGLKEEQIIDALIIAQELRPERYTILKEIEMTERKAMNLAKSTKVI; this is translated from the coding sequence ATGACAAAAAATCAGGATCGCATGCAATCACATACTATGGAATTGCCAAGACAAATTGTTGTAGGTGAAAAAAATATCTCTGAATTTGGGGGTTTTCTCCATAACCTCACTAAACCAAAGAAAGTATCACTGATTTCAGGAAGTCATGTAAAAAAAATTCTTAAAGAAAAAATTGAAAAATCACTAAAATCAAAAAAAATTCAATTCGTATGGCATTTATCAAAAGATAATCAAATTTCTAGTCTAAAAAAAATTGAAAAAGATGTCAAAAAAGATCATTCCGATATAGTTGCTGGAATTGGAGGAGGTCGCTCTGTAGATGCTGCAAAAATGGTTTCTTTTAATTTAGACATTCCATTTGTCAGCGTACCAACTGCAGCATCACATGACGGAATGGCAAGCCCATTTGTTTCAGTAAAAACAGATAAACCACATTCAATTGTTGCCAGCGCACCTTTGGGAGTTTTTGTAGATATTGATATTATAAAAAAAGCACCTACCAGATTGCTTTCAAGTGGATGCGGTGATTTGATTGCAAACATAATTGCAGTAAAGGATTGGCAATTAGGTCATGAAAAAACTGGTGAATATTATGGTAGATATTCAGCAGATTTAGCATTAATGAGTGCAAATATTGTGATAGAAAATTCAAGGAAATATGCCAAAAATGGATTAGATGCAAGAGTGATTGTAGAAGCTCTGATTAGTGCAGGAGTTGCATCATGTATTGCAGGTAGCAGTAGACCATGTTCTGGTGCAGAGCATCTTTTTTCTCATGCATTAGATAAGATTGCACCAGGAAAAGGATTACATGGCGAAAAATGTGGATTGGGTTCAATCATGATTTCAAAACTTCAAGGACAGGATTGGAGAAAAATTGCAAAGGCTCTCAAAGATCTTGGTGCTCCTACAACTGCAAGACAAATCGGTTTGAAAGAAGAACAAATCATTGATGCACTAATAATTGCACAAGAATTAAGACCTGAGAGATACACAATTCTCAAAGAGATTGAAATGACAGAAAGAAAAGCAATGAATCTTGCAAAGAGTACTAAAGTAATTTAA
- the psmB gene encoding archaeal proteasome endopeptidase complex subunit beta — translation MSNNVEEKILHGTTTVGIKAKDGVVLCADMRASAGYFIANNNTMKIQKIDLHAGLTLAGGVADAQNIVDILRYHANLHRVEKQGPISIHSLSRLCSLIFHQNRGYPFMADILVGGYDANGPALFNIDMFGSVEEKSYVTTGSGSPVAYGLLEEEYREDLTVEEAKKIALRAVKAAIVRNIGTGDGINIAIMDKDGFRLLTDEQKKAVIEL, via the coding sequence TTGTCAAATAATGTTGAAGAAAAAATTCTGCACGGGACTACCACTGTAGGTATCAAGGCTAAAGACGGCGTTGTCTTATGTGCTGATATGAGAGCCAGTGCAGGCTATTTTATTGCAAATAACAATACCATGAAAATCCAAAAAATTGACTTACATGCAGGATTGACTCTCGCTGGTGGCGTTGCAGATGCTCAAAACATTGTTGATATTTTACGTTATCATGCAAATCTTCACAGAGTTGAAAAACAAGGCCCAATTTCTATTCATTCACTTTCTAGACTTTGTTCATTGATATTTCATCAAAATAGAGGCTATCCATTTATGGCTGACATTTTAGTTGGTGGTTATGATGCAAATGGTCCTGCTTTATTTAATATTGATATGTTTGGTTCAGTTGAAGAAAAATCATATGTTACAACTGGTAGCGGCTCACCAGTAGCTTATGGTTTGCTTGAAGAAGAATATAGAGAAGATCTCACAGTTGAAGAAGCTAAAAAAATAGCTCTACGAGCTGTTAAAGCCGCAATTGTTAGAAACATTGGAACAGGCGATGGAATTAACATCGCAATAATGGATAAAGACGGATTCCGTCTTTTGACCGATGAACAAAAGAAAGCAGTTATCGAACTTTAG
- a CDS encoding beta-CASP ribonuclease aCPSF1 produces MQRKQQQKELPPSSQNIMATILQSIPKEASVTKIEYEGPRIALYTNAPRYLMENNETISNLVNIIKKRIVVRTDESIRKPEDEARRIIAECVPEEAKLQGTIFDTATGEVSVEAKRPWLLQRNAKEFNHAEVTEKMGWKLRIRKATTIPSRTIQTINATLKQSSAERSKQLKQVGDEIFRPRLSQRTEVSLYTLGGFGQVGRSSLLLSTPESKILIDCGINPGARSPMDAFPRLDSLDITLDDLDAIVIGHAHLDHTGFLPALCKYGYKGPIYCTEPTLPMMNLIQLDAIKVASAQGRTPIYSERDVKQIMRQTITLPYGTVTDISPDIKLVLANAGHILGSALCHFHIGNGDHNFVYSGDIKFGKSILFEAASWNFPRVETLLIESTYGLKEDIQPTRQEVESAFINAVNNTLADGGKVLIPIPAVGRAQEIMMVIDHYMKSGEMIEAPVFTEGMISEASAIHESYPEYLAKELKQKILETDDNPFDSEYFTNIEHGDAREEPMRENSPCIILATSGMLEGGPVLEYFKNIAPDKKNKVLFVSYQVNGTLGRRVLDGSKQATMLGKEGKVEVVTINCGVEKLDGFSGHSDYNQLMSFVQRLRPKLRRVLVNHGERKKSENLAMNIRRMYRVPAHYPQIQEAIKLF; encoded by the coding sequence ATGCAAAGAAAACAACAACAAAAAGAATTACCTCCTAGTAGCCAGAATATAATGGCAACCATACTGCAAAGTATACCAAAAGAGGCAAGTGTAACAAAAATCGAATACGAAGGACCACGAATTGCTCTTTATACAAATGCTCCTAGATATCTTATGGAAAATAATGAAACAATTTCAAACCTTGTAAATATTATCAAAAAAAGGATTGTTGTAAGAACTGATGAGTCAATTAGAAAACCTGAAGATGAAGCTAGACGAATTATAGCAGAATGTGTTCCAGAAGAAGCAAAACTACAAGGAACAATCTTTGATACTGCAACCGGCGAAGTTTCAGTTGAAGCAAAGAGACCATGGTTACTACAAAGAAACGCAAAAGAGTTCAATCATGCTGAAGTCACCGAAAAAATGGGCTGGAAATTGCGTATTAGAAAAGCAACTACTATACCTTCAAGAACAATTCAAACAATCAATGCAACTCTGAAGCAATCTTCTGCTGAGAGAAGCAAACAACTCAAACAAGTAGGAGATGAAATTTTTAGACCTAGGCTGTCTCAAAGAACTGAAGTTTCACTTTATACTTTAGGTGGATTTGGCCAAGTTGGAAGATCCTCCTTATTACTATCTACTCCCGAAAGTAAGATCTTAATTGATTGTGGAATTAATCCTGGTGCTCGCTCTCCAATGGATGCTTTTCCTAGACTGGATTCTCTAGATATTACCCTTGATGATCTTGATGCAATAGTAATTGGACATGCACACTTGGATCATACAGGATTTTTACCGGCTTTATGCAAATATGGCTATAAAGGTCCAATCTATTGTACTGAACCAACTCTTCCTATGATGAATCTCATTCAATTAGATGCAATCAAAGTAGCTTCTGCTCAAGGCAGAACTCCAATTTATTCAGAAAGAGATGTAAAACAAATAATGAGACAGACTATCACTCTACCTTATGGAACTGTAACTGATATTTCTCCTGATATCAAATTAGTTCTGGCAAATGCAGGCCATATACTTGGTTCTGCTTTATGTCATTTTCATATTGGAAATGGTGATCATAACTTTGTTTATTCCGGTGATATCAAATTTGGAAAAAGTATTTTGTTTGAAGCTGCTAGTTGGAATTTCCCAAGAGTAGAAACATTATTGATTGAAAGTACATACGGACTAAAAGAAGACATACAACCAACCAGACAAGAGGTAGAATCCGCTTTCATTAATGCAGTTAACAATACATTAGCTGATGGAGGCAAAGTTCTAATTCCAATTCCTGCTGTTGGACGTGCCCAAGAGATAATGATGGTAATTGATCATTATATGAAATCAGGAGAAATGATTGAAGCTCCAGTATTTACAGAAGGAATGATCTCTGAGGCATCTGCAATTCATGAATCATATCCCGAATATCTTGCAAAAGAACTAAAACAAAAGATCTTAGAGACTGATGACAATCCATTTGATTCAGAATATTTCACTAATATTGAACACGGAGATGCAAGAGAGGAACCAATGAGAGAAAATTCACCATGTATTATTTTAGCAACATCAGGAATGCTAGAAGGTGGACCTGTTTTAGAATATTTCAAAAATATTGCACCTGACAAGAAAAATAAAGTATTATTTGTTTCATATCAAGTTAATGGAACTTTAGGAAGAAGAGTTCTTGATGGCTCCAAACAAGCAACTATGTTGGGAAAAGAAGGTAAAGTTGAAGTTGTTACAATCAATTGTGGTGTAGAAAAACTAGATGGTTTCAGTGGTCATAGTGATTATAATCAATTAATGTCATTTGTACAAAGGTTGAGACCAAAACTTCGAAGAGTCCTTGTTAATCACGGAGAACGCAAGAAATCAGAAAATCTTGCAATGAATATTAGGCGAATGTACAGAGTGCCTGCCCATTATCCTCAAATTCAAGAAGCAATTAAATTATTTTAA
- the sepF gene encoding cell division protein SepF: MQKQESPTYLKAITIRDISDVHSIKEDIKKEMILILRVTPLAQKDVEQLRKVVEELYSIAKAADADIARLGEERIIVAPSNIKIWKPEYDLK, from the coding sequence ATGCAAAAGCAAGAAAGCCCCACATATCTAAAGGCTATAACCATTAGAGACATCAGTGATGTTCATTCCATAAAAGAAGACATCAAAAAAGAAATGATTTTGATTTTGAGAGTTACACCATTAGCTCAGAAAGATGTAGAGCAACTAAGAAAGGTTGTTGAAGAATTGTATTCTATTGCAAAAGCTGCTGATGCAGATATTGCAAGATTGGGAGAAGAAAGAATTATTGTTGCTCCATCTAACATAAAAATTTGGAAACCAGAATACGATTTAAAATAA